Proteins from a single region of Bradysia coprophila strain Holo2 chromosome X unlocalized genomic scaffold, BU_Bcop_v1 contig_416, whole genome shotgun sequence:
- the LOC119069956 gene encoding tubulin polyglutamylase ttll-4 isoform X1, which translates to MPENMKANGNTMAHSSVDFLSAESSDKLDPAGQQFSSPFITGGPIGSREAVLVFKTSVLMNNHSHHLHRESSSSSMENVSDKISNQPTSSKLASRKGGNTLKFDLKPKYKIYEKGLKKRTHDSLSSSENSISGSFDDTLDMSGAVFKASGSLNEMRDGLFNEMDEKSTEDEEKENKFFTDMPAAALNVTYRFMNTETKLLRKILSSHGLAEAEENQNFNLLWTGVHIKPDMFRNLKPYQRVNHFPRSYELTRKDRLYKNIEKMQHLRGFKHFDFVPLSFMLPLQYRELVSAHRSGQKGPWIVKPAASSRGRGIFIVNSPDQIPQDEHVLVSRYIADPLCIDGHKCDIRLYVAVTSFDPLLIYLYEEGLVRLATVKYEKNSDNLWNPCMHLCNYSINKYHSDYIKATASCEDVGHKWTFSALLRHLKNQGCDTADVMANIEDVIIKSIFACSQSIVSGCRMFVPNNNNCFELYGFDILIDDTLKPWLLEINLSPSLGIDTPLDTKVKASLLADLLTLVGLPAMSNFDRQTCDSKWNQFRTLSRRAMSSEHLSTTNKKGSTVKQLSAEEQRIVRNARAQYARKGGFVRIFPTEDSMHKYSLYLDSSTGVPISTSVLGTNSCLMIIPHNFNMMLFAQLFSSKCRSNTNGKLSDRMKQYERTLEADSIINLVSPTVENKCRDEARRLRKEVRCLIESGNEMSLLQSRRAFFQYLDCVLRRLTQDPKSQHEKLILKFITRSSVKTPNFIKNSYSQNIIGKDRSAMISKLLADYLEVYSKDTDAYLDNYQRYGMIPMQTFDDFLNHAQESDLESILTLHTNLTQKLPFLYSRGSNTQQPTVPPIPTGSYGFLKALPNMAPNVFNKELARIENYYRSLSNDRNEPVEKGVTKVSVKPLRKRSSSQTTIHKS; encoded by the exons ATGCCTGAAAATAT GAAGGCGAATGGCAATACTATGGCGCACTCGTCCGTCGACTTTTTATCGGCAGAGAGCAG CGACAAATTGGATCCAGCCGGCCAACAATTCTCATCGCCTTTTATCACAGGGGGGCCAATTGGCTCCAGAGAAGCAGTTCTAGTGTTTAAAACTTCTGTTCTTATGAACAATCACTCTCATCATCTACACAGAGAAAGTAGTTCTTCGTCAATGGAAAATGTCAGTGATAAAATTTCTAATCAGCCGACCAGCAGTAAACTAGCAAGTAGAAAGGGTGGAAACACTttaaaattcgatttgaaGCCAAAGTATAAAATCTACGAGAAAGGATTGAAAAAACGTACGCACGATTCGTTGTCATCGAGTGAGAATTCCATATCGGGTTCGTTCGATGATACCTTAGATATGAGCGGAGCTGTTTTTAAGGCTTCGGGTAGTTTAAATGAAATGCGTGATggtttgttcaacgaaatggATGAAAAGAGTACTGAGGATGAAGAGAaggaaaataagttttttacGGATATGCCAGCTGCTGCACTGAACGTAACATATCGATTTATGAACACTGAGACGAAGTTACTTCGTAAAATATTATCTAGTCACGGTCTAGCCGAAGCAGAAGAGAatcaaaactttaatttattGTGGACTGGCGTGCACATCAAACCGGATATGTTTCGAAACTTAAAGCCATATCAGCGCGTCAATCATTTTCCGAG GTCGTACGAGCTGACACGCAAAGATCGTCTATACAAAAACATTGAGAAAATGCAACACTTACGCGGATTCAAACATTTCGATTTTGTTCCATTGTCCTTCATGCTGCCGCTACAATATAGGGAGCTGGTATCGGCTCACAGATCGGGCCAAAAAGGTCCTTGGATTGTTAAGCCTGCAGCGTCTAGTAGAGGTCGTGGCATATTTATTGTTAACTCA CCCGACCAAATACCCCAAGATGAGCATGTTTTGGTTTCGCGATATATTGCTGATCCATTGTGCATCGATGGACATAAATGTGATATTCGACTATATGTCGCCGTAACATCCTTCGATCCGCTACTGATCTACCTATACGAGGAGGGTTTGGTACGATTGGCTACAGTcaaatacgagaaaaattccgacaATTTATGGAACCCGTGCATGCATCTCTGTAATTATAGCATCAATAAATACCACTCGGACTACATAAAAGCAACGGCGTCCTGTGAAGATGTTGGCCACAAATGGACGTTTAGTGCGTTGCTGCGACATTTAAAAAACCAAGGCTGTGATACCGCCGATGTAATGGCTAATATTGAAGATGTGataatcaaatcaatttttgcttgCTCTCAGTCGATCGTATCGGGATGTCGAATGTTTGTACCGAATAACAATAACTGCTTTGAATTGTACGGTTTCGATATACTGATCGATGATACATTGAAGCCGTGGTTGttggaaattaatttgtcgCCATCGTTAGGCATTGATACTCCTCTCGATACGAAGGTGAAGGCATCACTTTTAGCTGATCTATTGACCCTAGTTGGTCTGCCGGCAATGTCGAATTTCGATCGTCAAACATGTGACAGTAAGTGGAATCAATTCAGGACTTTAAGTCGACGGGCTATGTCATCGGAACATTTATCGACCACGAACAAAAAAGGTTCGACCGTTAAGCAATTGAGCGCTGAAGAGCAACGGATCGTTCGCAATGCTCGGGCACAATATGCTCGAAAGGGGGGATTTGTACGTATATTCCCAACGGAAGACAGTATGCACAAGTACAGCCTATATTTGGACTCATCAACCGGAGTTCCGATCTCCACATCCGTTTTGGGAACAAACAGCTGCTTGATGATCATACCGCATAATTTCAACATGATGCTGTTTGCGCAGCTGTTTTCATCGAAATGTCGGTCCAATACCAACGGCAAACTGAGCGATCGCATGAAACAGTATGAACGCACATTGGAGGCGGACTCAATTATAAATTTAGTGTCTCCAACTGTTGAAAACAAGTGCAGAGACGAAGCGCGTAGATTGCGTAAAGAGGTGCGCTGTCTCATCGAAAGTGGCAACGAGATGTCTCTGTTGCAGTCGAGGCGTGCTTTTTTCCAGTACTTGGATTGTGTTCTTCGCAGGTTGACCCAGGATCCAAAAAGCCAAcatgaaaaactgattttaaaattcatcactcGGTCGAGTGTCAAGACGCCAAATTTCATAAAGAATTCGTACTCCCAAAATATAATCGGCAAAGATCGCAGCGCTATGATATCGAAACTATTGGCCGATTATCTGGAGGTCTATTCCAAAGACACCGACGCCTATCTGGACAACTATCAGCGATACGGAATGATTCCAATGCAAACGTTCGATGACTTTTTGAATCATGCCCAAGAGTCCGACCTTGAGTCAATTCTGACTCTGCACACCAATCTCACGCAAAAGCTACCGTTTCTCTACAGCCGTGGTTCGAATACACAGCAACCAACCGTGCCACCAATACCGACCGGATCGTATGGATTTCTGAAGGCATTGCCGAATATGGCACCGAATGTATTCAATAAGGAGCTGGCTCGCATCGAAAACTATTATCGGTCGTTGAGCAACGATCGCAATGAGCCGGTCGAAAAAGGTGTTACAAAGGTGTCGGTGAAACCGTTACGTAAGCGTTCCAGTTCACAAACAACGATTCATAAATCGTAA
- the LOC119069956 gene encoding tubulin polyglutamylase ttll-4 isoform X2, producing the protein MRRKANGNTMAHSSVDFLSAESSDKLDPAGQQFSSPFITGGPIGSREAVLVFKTSVLMNNHSHHLHRESSSSSMENVSDKISNQPTSSKLASRKGGNTLKFDLKPKYKIYEKGLKKRTHDSLSSSENSISGSFDDTLDMSGAVFKASGSLNEMRDGLFNEMDEKSTEDEEKENKFFTDMPAAALNVTYRFMNTETKLLRKILSSHGLAEAEENQNFNLLWTGVHIKPDMFRNLKPYQRVNHFPRSYELTRKDRLYKNIEKMQHLRGFKHFDFVPLSFMLPLQYRELVSAHRSGQKGPWIVKPAASSRGRGIFIVNSPDQIPQDEHVLVSRYIADPLCIDGHKCDIRLYVAVTSFDPLLIYLYEEGLVRLATVKYEKNSDNLWNPCMHLCNYSINKYHSDYIKATASCEDVGHKWTFSALLRHLKNQGCDTADVMANIEDVIIKSIFACSQSIVSGCRMFVPNNNNCFELYGFDILIDDTLKPWLLEINLSPSLGIDTPLDTKVKASLLADLLTLVGLPAMSNFDRQTCDSKWNQFRTLSRRAMSSEHLSTTNKKGSTVKQLSAEEQRIVRNARAQYARKGGFVRIFPTEDSMHKYSLYLDSSTGVPISTSVLGTNSCLMIIPHNFNMMLFAQLFSSKCRSNTNGKLSDRMKQYERTLEADSIINLVSPTVENKCRDEARRLRKEVRCLIESGNEMSLLQSRRAFFQYLDCVLRRLTQDPKSQHEKLILKFITRSSVKTPNFIKNSYSQNIIGKDRSAMISKLLADYLEVYSKDTDAYLDNYQRYGMIPMQTFDDFLNHAQESDLESILTLHTNLTQKLPFLYSRGSNTQQPTVPPIPTGSYGFLKALPNMAPNVFNKELARIENYYRSLSNDRNEPVEKGVTKVSVKPLRKRSSSQTTIHKS; encoded by the exons ATGCGAAG GAAGGCGAATGGCAATACTATGGCGCACTCGTCCGTCGACTTTTTATCGGCAGAGAGCAG CGACAAATTGGATCCAGCCGGCCAACAATTCTCATCGCCTTTTATCACAGGGGGGCCAATTGGCTCCAGAGAAGCAGTTCTAGTGTTTAAAACTTCTGTTCTTATGAACAATCACTCTCATCATCTACACAGAGAAAGTAGTTCTTCGTCAATGGAAAATGTCAGTGATAAAATTTCTAATCAGCCGACCAGCAGTAAACTAGCAAGTAGAAAGGGTGGAAACACTttaaaattcgatttgaaGCCAAAGTATAAAATCTACGAGAAAGGATTGAAAAAACGTACGCACGATTCGTTGTCATCGAGTGAGAATTCCATATCGGGTTCGTTCGATGATACCTTAGATATGAGCGGAGCTGTTTTTAAGGCTTCGGGTAGTTTAAATGAAATGCGTGATggtttgttcaacgaaatggATGAAAAGAGTACTGAGGATGAAGAGAaggaaaataagttttttacGGATATGCCAGCTGCTGCACTGAACGTAACATATCGATTTATGAACACTGAGACGAAGTTACTTCGTAAAATATTATCTAGTCACGGTCTAGCCGAAGCAGAAGAGAatcaaaactttaatttattGTGGACTGGCGTGCACATCAAACCGGATATGTTTCGAAACTTAAAGCCATATCAGCGCGTCAATCATTTTCCGAG GTCGTACGAGCTGACACGCAAAGATCGTCTATACAAAAACATTGAGAAAATGCAACACTTACGCGGATTCAAACATTTCGATTTTGTTCCATTGTCCTTCATGCTGCCGCTACAATATAGGGAGCTGGTATCGGCTCACAGATCGGGCCAAAAAGGTCCTTGGATTGTTAAGCCTGCAGCGTCTAGTAGAGGTCGTGGCATATTTATTGTTAACTCA CCCGACCAAATACCCCAAGATGAGCATGTTTTGGTTTCGCGATATATTGCTGATCCATTGTGCATCGATGGACATAAATGTGATATTCGACTATATGTCGCCGTAACATCCTTCGATCCGCTACTGATCTACCTATACGAGGAGGGTTTGGTACGATTGGCTACAGTcaaatacgagaaaaattccgacaATTTATGGAACCCGTGCATGCATCTCTGTAATTATAGCATCAATAAATACCACTCGGACTACATAAAAGCAACGGCGTCCTGTGAAGATGTTGGCCACAAATGGACGTTTAGTGCGTTGCTGCGACATTTAAAAAACCAAGGCTGTGATACCGCCGATGTAATGGCTAATATTGAAGATGTGataatcaaatcaatttttgcttgCTCTCAGTCGATCGTATCGGGATGTCGAATGTTTGTACCGAATAACAATAACTGCTTTGAATTGTACGGTTTCGATATACTGATCGATGATACATTGAAGCCGTGGTTGttggaaattaatttgtcgCCATCGTTAGGCATTGATACTCCTCTCGATACGAAGGTGAAGGCATCACTTTTAGCTGATCTATTGACCCTAGTTGGTCTGCCGGCAATGTCGAATTTCGATCGTCAAACATGTGACAGTAAGTGGAATCAATTCAGGACTTTAAGTCGACGGGCTATGTCATCGGAACATTTATCGACCACGAACAAAAAAGGTTCGACCGTTAAGCAATTGAGCGCTGAAGAGCAACGGATCGTTCGCAATGCTCGGGCACAATATGCTCGAAAGGGGGGATTTGTACGTATATTCCCAACGGAAGACAGTATGCACAAGTACAGCCTATATTTGGACTCATCAACCGGAGTTCCGATCTCCACATCCGTTTTGGGAACAAACAGCTGCTTGATGATCATACCGCATAATTTCAACATGATGCTGTTTGCGCAGCTGTTTTCATCGAAATGTCGGTCCAATACCAACGGCAAACTGAGCGATCGCATGAAACAGTATGAACGCACATTGGAGGCGGACTCAATTATAAATTTAGTGTCTCCAACTGTTGAAAACAAGTGCAGAGACGAAGCGCGTAGATTGCGTAAAGAGGTGCGCTGTCTCATCGAAAGTGGCAACGAGATGTCTCTGTTGCAGTCGAGGCGTGCTTTTTTCCAGTACTTGGATTGTGTTCTTCGCAGGTTGACCCAGGATCCAAAAAGCCAAcatgaaaaactgattttaaaattcatcactcGGTCGAGTGTCAAGACGCCAAATTTCATAAAGAATTCGTACTCCCAAAATATAATCGGCAAAGATCGCAGCGCTATGATATCGAAACTATTGGCCGATTATCTGGAGGTCTATTCCAAAGACACCGACGCCTATCTGGACAACTATCAGCGATACGGAATGATTCCAATGCAAACGTTCGATGACTTTTTGAATCATGCCCAAGAGTCCGACCTTGAGTCAATTCTGACTCTGCACACCAATCTCACGCAAAAGCTACCGTTTCTCTACAGCCGTGGTTCGAATACACAGCAACCAACCGTGCCACCAATACCGACCGGATCGTATGGATTTCTGAAGGCATTGCCGAATATGGCACCGAATGTATTCAATAAGGAGCTGGCTCGCATCGAAAACTATTATCGGTCGTTGAGCAACGATCGCAATGAGCCGGTCGAAAAAGGTGTTACAAAGGTGTCGGTGAAACCGTTACGTAAGCGTTCCAGTTCACAAACAACGATTCATAAATCGTAA